One genomic segment of Jaculus jaculus isolate mJacJac1 chromosome 2, mJacJac1.mat.Y.cur, whole genome shotgun sequence includes these proteins:
- the Psph gene encoding phosphoserine phosphatase: protein MVSHSELRKLFCSADAVCFDVDSTVIREEGIDELAKFCGVEDAVSEMTRRAMGGAVPFKAALTERLALIQPSREQVQRLLAEHPPHLTPGIRELVSRLQERNVQVFLISGGFRSIVEHVASKLNIPATNVFANRLKFYFNGEYAGFDETQPTAESGGKGKVIKFLKEKFHFKKIVMIGDGATDMEACPPADVFIGFGGNVIRQQVKENAKWYITDFVELLGELEE, encoded by the exons ATGGTCTCCCACTCAGAATTGAGGAAGCTCTTCTGTTCAGCAGACGCAGTCTGTTTTGATGTGGACAGCACGGTCATCAGAGAAGAAGGAATTGATGAGCTGGCCAAATTCTGTGGCGTTGAGGATGCTGTGTCAGAAAT GACACGGCGAGCGATGGGTGGGGCAGTGCCTTTCAAAGCTGCACTCACCGAACGCTTGGCACTGATCCAGCCCTCCAGGGAGCAGGTACAAAGGCTCCTAGCTGAACACCCCCCACACCTGACCCCCGGCATAAG GGAGCTGGTAAGTCGCCTACAGGAACGAAATGTTCAGGTTTTCCTCATATCTGGTGGATTCAGGAGTATCGTAGAACACGTCGCTTCAAAGCTCAACATTCCAGCCACCAATGTATTTGCCAACAGGCTGAAGTTCTACTTTAATG GTGAATATGCAGGCTTTGATGAGACACAGCCAACAGCTGAGTCTGGTGGGAAAGGAaaagtaattaaatttttaaaggaaaagttcCACTTTAAGAAAATAGTGATGATTGGAGATGGAGCTACAGACATGGAAGCCTGTCCACCTGCC GATGTTTTCATTGGATTTGGAGGAAACGTGATCAGGCAACAAGTAAAGGAGAACGCCAAATGGTATATCACTGATTTTGTTGAGCTTTTGGGAGAACTGGAAGAATAA